In one Zymobacter palmae genomic region, the following are encoded:
- the prmA gene encoding 50S ribosomal protein L11 methyltransferase, translated as MAWLQLKACIDPEHADLLESLLTDEGACAITLEDAEDTPVFEPERGTTPLWAHTVLKGLYDDLEGVDGMLSRVQQGWASQLPEVPAPQIDYEILQDQDWTRVWMDDFHPLRMGERLWIVPSWHEPPEPNAVNLILDPGLAFGTGTHPTTALCLEWLDQQAVEGVLQDHTLLDVGCGSGILAIAGLKLGARYARGTDIDPQALLASRDNAQRNAIEDAQFTLHYPENAPQETYDIVVANILAGPLVELAPMIAGYIAPGGRFALSGILANQANDIVAAYEAQGLFVKPPVDREGWIRVDGYRPE; from the coding sequence ATGGCATGGCTTCAGCTCAAGGCCTGTATCGATCCTGAACACGCCGATCTGCTCGAATCACTGCTGACCGATGAGGGTGCTTGCGCCATCACGCTCGAAGATGCCGAGGACACACCGGTATTTGAACCTGAGCGCGGCACCACGCCATTATGGGCACATACCGTACTGAAAGGGCTGTATGACGACCTTGAAGGCGTTGACGGCATGCTCAGTCGTGTACAACAAGGCTGGGCTAGTCAGCTGCCAGAGGTCCCCGCTCCACAGATCGACTACGAGATCCTACAAGATCAGGACTGGACGCGTGTTTGGATGGACGACTTCCATCCGCTGCGTATGGGCGAACGTTTATGGATCGTTCCGAGCTGGCACGAACCGCCCGAACCGAATGCCGTCAACCTCATCCTTGATCCCGGCCTTGCCTTCGGCACCGGCACGCACCCGACCACAGCACTGTGCTTGGAATGGCTGGACCAGCAAGCCGTGGAAGGTGTTCTACAAGATCATACCCTGCTGGATGTAGGCTGCGGTTCTGGCATTCTGGCAATCGCAGGCCTCAAGCTGGGCGCGCGCTATGCCCGCGGCACCGACATCGACCCACAAGCCCTGCTCGCCAGCCGCGACAATGCTCAACGCAACGCCATCGAGGACGCGCAGTTCACCCTGCACTACCCCGAAAATGCACCGCAGGAAACCTACGATATCGTTGTGGCCAACATTTTGGCTGGACCACTCGTCGAACTGGCGCCTATGATCGCTGGCTATATTGCCCCCGGTGGCCGCTTTGCGTTGTCCGGCATTCTGGCCAACCAAGCCAATGATATCGTTGCGGCGTATGAAGCACAGGGCCTGTTCGTCAAGCCACCGGTAGATCGTGAAGGCTGGATTCGCGTCGATGGTTACCGCCCGGAGTGA
- a CDS encoding autoinducer binding domain-containing protein — MNSQWQIDLYNDLEKAITMQDVLDYALKTTKKFGFESAGWRTEIPLPMSNRTTLAINTIEDDVVEKHANGGYDNAPVPLHCSQTIEPIYWLGTMNDDMYSKVPDLCDEYYGWGHYGG; from the coding sequence ATGAACAGCCAGTGGCAGATAGATTTATACAATGATTTAGAAAAAGCCATCACTATGCAAGATGTCCTAGACTATGCTCTCAAAACAACCAAAAAATTTGGTTTTGAAAGTGCTGGCTGGAGAACAGAAATTCCTTTACCAATGTCGAATAGAACGACATTGGCAATTAATACTATAGAAGATGATGTAGTAGAAAAACATGCAAATGGTGGCTATGACAATGCTCCAGTACCACTTCATTGTTCTCAAACGATAGAGCCTATTTATTGGCTAGGTACAATGAATGATGACATGTACTCTAAAGTACCTGATTTATGTGATGAATATTATGGATGGGGTCATTATGGAGGTTGA
- a CDS encoding LuxR C-terminal-related transcriptional regulator, with protein sequence MLWLDTSAPISQKDIDNVYFKMQYISTIILTKINQKKHNENIKLSEREKEVLRWSGDGKTADEIGMILNLSCSTVNFHLRNSMLKLNAPNKTSAIVKAIYLNLLH encoded by the coding sequence ATGCTTTGGCTAGATACGTCTGCGCCAATATCTCAAAAAGATATTGATAATGTATATTTTAAAATGCAATATATTTCCACGATTATTTTGACAAAAATAAATCAAAAAAAGCACAATGAAAATATTAAACTTTCAGAACGAGAAAAAGAAGTATTAAGGTGGTCAGGTGATGGAAAAACGGCAGACGAAATCGGAATGATACTAAATTTAAGCTGCAGTACTGTAAACTTTCATTTAAGAAATTCCATGCTTAAATTAAATGCTCCAAATAAAACCTCGGCGATTGTAAAAGCTATCTACCTTAATCTTTTACACTAA
- a CDS encoding type VI secretion system tube protein Hcp yields MNRAGSKQEKYLQIKLEEVVITNVSAFGNAHDDLPLEHVNFNYGRISLT; encoded by the coding sequence ATCAACAGGGCCGGCAGTAAGCAAGAAAAATACCTTCAAATAAAACTAGAAGAAGTAGTTATTACAAACGTCTCAGCGTTTGGGAACGCTCATGATGACCTTCCCCTTGAGCATGTGAATTTCAACTATGGGCGCATCTCATTAACTTAA
- the accC gene encoding acetyl-CoA carboxylase biotin carboxylase subunit, with translation MLQKVLIANRGEIALRILRACKELGIRTVAVHSKADRDLIHVRLADEAVCIGPASPAQSYLNIPALISAAEVTDASAIHPGYGFLSENADFAEQVERSGFAFIGPTADVIRLMGDKVSAIESMKAAGVPTVPGSDGPLPADDQKIIDFGRRIGYPVIVKAAAGGGGRGMRVVREESELLEAVSVTKTEANAAFGSDVVYMEKFLENPRHIEVQVLADGQGNAVHLYDRDCSLQRRHQKVLEEAPAPGVDPEARAHVLKSCVDACIKIGYRGAGTFEFLYENGRFFFIEMNTRVQVEHPVTEMVTGVDIVKEQLRVASGLPLSIRQEDIKLRGHAFECRINAEDADTFMPSPGKITFYHAPGGIGVRMDSHIYTGYTVPPYYDSLIGKLITWGDDRASALTRMRNALDEILVEGIKTNIPMQQRLVRDEAFIKGGVNIHYLENSLASKKH, from the coding sequence ATGTTGCAAAAGGTACTGATCGCCAACCGCGGCGAAATTGCACTGCGTATCCTGCGTGCATGCAAGGAGCTCGGCATCAGAACGGTGGCCGTTCATTCGAAAGCCGATCGTGACCTCATTCACGTCCGCCTAGCAGACGAAGCCGTCTGCATCGGCCCGGCTTCCCCGGCCCAGTCCTACCTCAACATTCCGGCACTGATTTCTGCCGCTGAGGTCACCGACGCCTCCGCCATCCATCCTGGCTATGGTTTCCTGTCCGAGAACGCCGACTTTGCCGAGCAGGTAGAGCGCTCTGGTTTCGCCTTCATCGGCCCGACCGCCGACGTCATCCGTCTAATGGGTGACAAGGTATCGGCTATCGAATCTATGAAAGCCGCTGGCGTACCGACCGTCCCCGGTTCCGATGGCCCGCTGCCGGCCGATGATCAGAAGATCATCGACTTCGGTCGCCGCATCGGCTACCCGGTCATCGTCAAAGCTGCCGCAGGTGGTGGTGGTCGCGGTATGCGCGTCGTGCGTGAAGAAAGCGAACTGCTGGAAGCGGTCAGCGTCACCAAGACCGAAGCCAATGCCGCATTCGGTAGCGACGTGGTCTACATGGAGAAATTCCTGGAAAACCCGCGCCACATCGAAGTTCAGGTGCTGGCTGACGGACAAGGGAATGCTGTCCATCTTTACGACCGTGACTGCTCGCTGCAGCGTCGCCACCAGAAGGTACTGGAAGAAGCTCCAGCACCGGGTGTCGATCCTGAAGCGCGTGCGCACGTGCTCAAGTCCTGCGTCGATGCCTGCATCAAAATTGGCTACCGTGGTGCCGGTACGTTCGAATTCCTGTACGAAAATGGTCGTTTCTTCTTCATCGAAATGAACACCCGCGTGCAGGTCGAACACCCCGTCACTGAAATGGTGACCGGTGTTGATATCGTCAAGGAACAGCTGCGCGTCGCTTCCGGTCTGCCGCTGTCCATTCGTCAGGAAGATATCAAGCTGCGTGGTCACGCCTTCGAGTGCCGCATCAACGCCGAAGATGCTGATACGTTTATGCCGTCTCCCGGCAAGATCACCTTCTACCACGCACCGGGCGGTATCGGCGTACGTATGGACTCCCATATCTACACCGGCTACACCGTTCCGCCGTACTACGACTCTTTGATCGGCAAGCTGATCACGTGGGGCGATGACCGTGCTAGCGCGCTGACACGCATGCGCAACGCCCTCGATGAGATCTTGGTGGAAGGCATCAAGACGAATATCCCGATGCAACAGCGTCTGGTGCGTGACGAAGCCTTCATCAAGGGCGGCGTCAACATCCACTATCTAGAAAATTCGCTGGCGTCGAAAAAGCACTGA
- the dusB gene encoding tRNA dihydrouridine synthase DusB gives MSFTVLPPRLPTIGPYALTTPCILAPMAGVTDRPFRQLCRQLGAGLTVSEMVTSDRNLWHTAKSKLRLDHRGEPEPRIVQIAGGDPEMLADAARGNVEHGAQIIDINMGCPAKKVCNKAAGSALLRDERLVGDILATVVSAVDVPVTLKIRTGWCENTRNGIRIARLAESLGIQALAVHGRTREQRYTGEAEYDTIAAIRQAIDIPVFANGDIDSPEKAYRVLQHTKADAVMIGRSAQGNPWLFREIVHYLQTGEHLAPPSADERLAVMQTHLSALYQHYGDYMGVRIARKHVGWYLQTLPEGQQARARFNALETPEQQRAFVHAFLSPICASM, from the coding sequence ATGAGCTTTACCGTTCTGCCGCCGCGACTGCCCACCATTGGCCCTTATGCGCTGACGACACCGTGCATTCTGGCTCCGATGGCCGGTGTCACGGATCGTCCTTTTCGTCAGCTGTGCCGACAGCTGGGCGCGGGGCTAACCGTGTCGGAAATGGTCACCTCCGACCGGAACCTATGGCATACGGCAAAGTCGAAGCTGCGCCTTGACCATCGTGGCGAACCCGAGCCCCGCATCGTTCAGATCGCCGGCGGCGATCCCGAGATGCTCGCAGACGCAGCACGAGGCAATGTCGAGCACGGTGCCCAGATCATCGACATCAACATGGGCTGTCCGGCTAAGAAAGTGTGCAACAAGGCTGCCGGCTCAGCGCTGCTACGCGATGAACGACTGGTCGGCGATATCTTAGCCACCGTAGTATCTGCCGTCGACGTACCGGTCACGCTCAAGATCCGTACGGGGTGGTGCGAAAATACGCGCAACGGCATTCGCATCGCTCGGCTAGCCGAGTCACTGGGCATTCAAGCGCTCGCCGTTCACGGCCGTACGCGTGAACAACGCTATACTGGCGAAGCGGAATACGACACGATCGCTGCTATCCGGCAGGCCATCGATATTCCGGTATTCGCCAATGGCGATATCGACTCACCGGAAAAGGCCTATCGCGTTCTGCAACACACTAAGGCTGATGCTGTCATGATCGGCCGCAGCGCCCAAGGGAACCCATGGCTGTTCAGGGAGATCGTTCACTACCTGCAGACGGGAGAGCATCTGGCCCCCCCCTCTGCCGACGAACGGCTCGCGGTTATGCAGACGCACTTAAGCGCGCTATACCAACACTACGGCGATTATATGGGCGTGCGCATCGCCCGAAAGCATGTGGGCTGGTACCTTCAGACCCTACCAGAAGGCCAACAGGCTCGCGCCCGTTTCAATGCACTCGAGACGCCAGAGCAACAGCGCGCGTTCGTGCACGCATTTCTGTCGCCAATATGCGCCAGCATGTGA
- a CDS encoding LuxR C-terminal-related transcriptional regulator, with translation MQLSEREKEVLKWSGDGKTADEIAQILNLSHSTINFHLRKTMYKLNAPNKTNAIVKAIYLNLLH, from the coding sequence ATACAGTTATCAGAGCGCGAAAAAGAAGTTTTAAAATGGAGTGGTGATGGTAAAACTGCTGATGAAATAGCACAAATATTAAATTTAAGTCACAGCACTATAAACTTTCATCTTAGAAAAACAATGTACAAACTCAATGCTCCAAATAAAACAAATGCAATTGTTAAAGCTATTTACCTCAATCTTCTCCATTAA
- a CDS encoding autoinducer binding domain-containing protein produces MNSQWQIDLFNDLQSATDMQDVLDASLKIVKPLGFEFCTFKTKFAMPLVNRKTYVLGTNEDKVNQKNSSGGYDKAPVTMHCSKTNIPAIWTGKNEGAIFEKDPELVEEYFSWGHKGGWAQSVNEGSGQFSMFIVDGPEIMAQSYLENHVNFNLE; encoded by the coding sequence ATGAATAGTCAGTGGCAGATAGACTTGTTTAATGATTTACAAAGTGCGACTGATATGCAAGATGTTTTGGATGCTAGCTTAAAAATAGTTAAACCTTTAGGATTTGAATTTTGTACATTCAAAACAAAATTTGCAATGCCTTTAGTAAATAGAAAAACTTATGTTTTGGGTACTAACGAAGATAAAGTTAATCAAAAAAACAGTTCCGGTGGCTACGATAAAGCTCCAGTAACCATGCATTGCTCAAAAACAAATATTCCAGCGATATGGACTGGAAAAAATGAAGGTGCAATCTTCGAAAAAGACCCTGAGTTAGTAGAAGAATATTTTAGCTGGGGGCATAAAGGAGGATGGGCACAATCTGTAAATGAAGGTAGCGGGCAATTTAGTATGTTTATTGTAGATGGCCCAGAAATAATGGCTCAATCTTATCTTGAAAACCATGTCAACTTCAATCTAGAGTAG
- the fis gene encoding DNA-binding transcriptional regulator Fis — protein sequence MSHDTQPKHADTHPASSAPQHAVQESQATLRETVAATMQRYFHHLDGETVTDLYDMVLAEVEAPLLSSVMDYVHGNQTHASQMLGLNRGTLRKKLKQYNLL from the coding sequence ATGAGTCACGATACACAACCAAAGCACGCCGACACGCATCCCGCCTCTTCTGCCCCGCAGCACGCTGTGCAGGAATCGCAGGCGACGCTACGCGAGACCGTTGCCGCAACAATGCAGCGCTATTTCCATCATCTGGACGGAGAGACGGTAACCGACCTGTATGACATGGTACTGGCCGAAGTCGAAGCCCCCCTGCTCAGCAGTGTCATGGACTACGTGCACGGCAACCAAACGCACGCCTCGCAGATGCTCGGACTCAATCGCGGCACACTGCGCAAGAAACTCAAACAGTACAACCTGCTGTAA